The nucleotide window GGGACTTAATGTCAATCTaggtaaaaaaaatcttagatgttcaatccaCAAAGAGTTTTTAGCCTTTCAAAATTGCACATCAGCTAAAAAATTCATGAGTCTGCCAGTGCCTCTGCCATAAGCTATTCGATCTAAATCCAGTGCATGATATTTATGGCAAAATCTCCTTATATCGAAGAGATGGATAATACCAGGCTTACCACATTGTGTATTACCTCTCTAATAGATGTAGAGCCCACAAATATCATGGAGTCCACCTCTATTTGAAAGATAATATACAAtgtgatataaaaatataataagccTAGTATTTTTtcgaaaaaaattataaaatattacgATAATATGATTATGTGTTACATCTTGTTCATGTGTGAATACAAGTGGACAACAGCCCTAAACCTTATAATATGGTACATGATATAAAATgaggaatgctagcaaccttctctctagCCTTCTCATTTGGACATTCTCCCTTTTTTGCTTAAGATATGTCATTCTCTTTAcatttaaaacaatgtcattaatatattatacacgCTAACTTCTGCTTTCCAAGTTTATcattattaaatgtattcaatttatccaaaaaaaattcacaactttcttaccatcttattaattttttttctaacataatttttttttttataaaaaaaatatctgctTTAAAGAGGAAAtgtccttttttaaaaaaaaaaaaaaacacaaagggtttagataaaaaaaaacaagaaagaagaaaaagtcctttgtgctttaaaaaaagcagacctttcctcttttttgaaaaaagcatacatttcctcttttttaaaaagcagaCATTTTaacgtttaaaaaaaaataaaaaaagttgctAGTATTCTCCCATATAAAATACCCATGTTGAATGTGGATATTTATTAGGGTGAAATtattagagagagaagagtGATCCTACGACCAAGTGGCGTATCAGTGTGTTGACTGTACATGACAGATGTAGGACCAACGACAATGAATTATTAGGTAAAGTCATAATTGTTCTTGGTACGAATTAAACACGAGGGAAGAGAGGGACGGTcctcttgttttctttctgaatTTCTTGTCATATCATCAGCAATGGCCGACCTACAGCTCCAGTCGGACGACCTCGAGCCTTGGTATATGGATAATTTTGCATTCATtgcaatacaatacaatataatacaacattatatataataaaatttatgttataataatactCGAgctttttaataataaattagtaTAGACACTGAGTAATTTGATAGGGAGCATGATTATCCCCATAATGTTATGGGAGCCTACATTTGATTCAATACCTTAATCAAGTTGTATAATCCACATCTAATCAGATAATTATATCTTTTTAGGTTtactataaaaataattctAAGGTGTGATAATCTCAAGGGTGAAGGGCAGATGAGATGAGTAATGGCAGTCAGTGACACAGATTTTTAGTGAAGGCATGACAATCACATACGGTAATCTGATGGTCGGTGAAAAGACACGTCCTTTGGATCCATCCACAAACCAAGTCGAAGATCTAAAAAATCTTACGGAGAATAAGACTATTCACTATATTAATATTGCATTTAAATTTAGTAACACTTTAGGTAGACCAAATTTAAGACAATTCGACTACACATGCACGTGGGTATGTCGACTAGGACAGAAACTTTCATGGAAATGTCACTTTTTTTCTGTTCTGATGATTAAAAGTGATATTCCTATCATTACCTTTTTTGTACGCCATTTTGTATTTATGATTAATAGTGATATTCCTACTATTACCTTTTTTGTACGCCATTTTGTATTTGTGAgaggtattttttaaaaaaaatttaaatttatttttaaattaaaaaaaaaatagatagttgtgtttcataaaaataagatttattatttaattttttttaaattttatttttttaaaatataaaaaagtatgaatttaccatatcattctcatttaattaataatttcaattcttaatatttgcattaatcaAGAGTATTTTTTGACATTCTAaatgttttatcattttctATATAGATTATCTCATAGGAACCcactttcattttaatttatttttgttttgaaatttacaATCCCGACGTTGACCAATGAGGAGGCTATGTGCAAATTGGGCATGAATCTCTTGTGTTGGACTGATTTTGGGCTAGCCCAATATTCTGAATTTGTGAGCGAGTTAAAGTTGGATGACCCAAAATGTGATGCGTAATTTCAATCCATTAAGGatgactttgtttttgtttggagtCCCAAAATCATCACCATATTTGATGTATAGCAAATATTGAGAGCTCGAGTCTTGTATACGACTTTTAAGTGAAGTTCTATAGCTTAATTGTtagataaattaattaatttgatttaataattaaaaaataaaatttcaccTAAATATCATATATAAGGCCCTTATCATGGAAGTCTTGTTGGGAGCTCTATTATTAGGACATGAAGCAAGTAAATAATCACCATTTTCTATCCGTTCGtttcttaaattaaatctCATATTCGTTTAGGATGAAATCTAGCATTTTCCCAAGTAAATATAGTCAGTCTGATTTTCTGTAAGGAAAAAAATAGACAAAGCCATAAGGATAATTACTGCTAATTAGCGAAAGCAAACAGAATTACAGAAAGCATTAAACAACAGaaaatacaacaacaaaaaacgacatCACAACAGATCATACGGCACATCTCCTCTCCACTCCTAAGCTACTTCAGAAACTCGATCTTGATGTGACGAATTGTGACAGGTCGTTTCACATACTTAGGGACCAGAGTGACCTTGATGCTGTCATCGCCGTCGGCGCCCACGTCGTCCAATAAGTCCGTGATCCCAAGCCTGAGGCTGGTCGTCACCCTCTTCCTCTTATGCGGCAAATACACAAAGCTTCCTGCGAACTCGGACTCGTCGGGTCGACTCAGCGAGTCCTCGTCGTCGTTCACGTGCACGTCGAACTTCACAGCCTCGTCTGCCAAGAACTCAATCCCCTGAATCGCCAgcacctcttcttcttcttccttctccttcttgGTTCTCGACTTCTTGGGCCGCGGCACAACCACGCTGATCACCGAGTCAAGAGTGATCGGGAACTGAGTGAGTTCCACAACCTTGTTGTCTGAAGAAGTCTCGGCCGCATATGCTGCTGCTGGTTCACCCAAATCCCCTGTTGCTTGGCTCATCTTCGATCCGCAGTAGAAACCTCCGAACCCTCCTAGAGTTGCGATGAGAAGCTCTCTCCTTTCCAATTTCGCTGCTTTAACAAGAAAGCTTGCTGCTTTACGATTTCCCAAGAAGGAAATTCGAGAAGGGTTTTGAGAGATTGAAGAAGCGGAGAAGGCGGTGGTACGATTACGATTGATAATGACGGGTAAGGGCGGTGAAGGTGAAAGTGAAAGAGAAGCCATAGCTGATGGATGGCTCTGGGTTTTTAATACTTAATTGTTGCTTTCGTCTATCAACTATTCGACGAAATGTTTGACTGACTAGTTGGTGTCGGCATTAGAAACAGAACAAAGACTAATTGTATAATGTGATCTCTCCAGCAAAATTCCCAAATAAAATGACTTTAATTTGCAATCGCCaagataatatttaattaattttagaaattggatACTACAGAGTGTAACACCTTTTCAAATCCATAGAGGAAGCCCAATAACTGATATCTCTTGCGGCAACTTCAAAAACCAATAATAGTATAATCTGTTGCTTAAGTTTCTAGCCTTTTGTCTTTTGGGGTGTTGTTTGAGAGCATTCCACCAAAATTTCACTGCAGAAAAGAGCGTGTTACGTGAGCTTCCATCCACACTTTTATCTGCATTTGCTTAGCATCTTGTGACTTTTGGGGTTGGGAAGGTTTGGGGTCTCTCTCAATCTAACATTCAAACTCGTCTTCCCGCAATGAAGAAAATGTTTGTTTTGCATGATTTTGTGGTTAACTAATCAAAACAACAATGCTACTTAACTCGTATGTGTTACACAAACTTATAGAGGATGAAACTTACACAAGTTGAAACAGAGCAACTTGATTCAGTATCTTAATTCATTATGCGGTCGTAGGCTCAGGCTAAGGCTAGGCAAAATAATCGATCTTGATCCCACCAATGGTGACAGGACGCAG belongs to Prunus persica cultivar Lovell chromosome G4, Prunus_persica_NCBIv2, whole genome shotgun sequence and includes:
- the LOC18781387 gene encoding polyphenol oxidase, chloroplastic, producing MASLSLSPSPPLPVIINRNRTTAFSASSISQNPSRISFLGNRKAASFLVKAAKLERRELLIATLGGFGGFYCGSKMSQATGDLGEPAAAYAAETSSDNKVVELTQFPITLDSVISVVVPRPKKSRTKKEKEEEEEVLAIQGIEFLADEAVKFDVHVNDDEDSLSRPDESEFAGSFVYLPHKRKRVTTSLRLGITDLLDDVGADGDDSIKVTLVPKYVKRPVTIRHIKIEFLK